A region from the Drosophila bipectinata strain 14024-0381.07 chromosome 3R, DbipHiC1v2, whole genome shotgun sequence genome encodes:
- the LOC108129585 gene encoding interleukin enhancer-binding factor 2 homolog: protein MVRGALRGGRPMRGGIRPPFKKTFVPRHPFDLTLAEVFFPKVPQAGTVDDSALTAALLKRNQDLSPTPTEQTAIGNLVTKVQAVLDNLVLAPGDLTTCQLEEVRQVGSFKKGTILTGNNVADIVVILKTLPTKEAVDALAKKVETDLKASMKTEVLTKGDQHTIQTHERGFDIANMHAKVRIMIATLPQNLRKLEPEIHMDHKLMQSHLAAIRHTRWFEENAHHSSIKVLIRILKDLTRRFDAFSPLSAWMLDLIAHLAIMNNPSRQALPINLAFRRVFQLLSAGLFLPGSAGITDPTEPGHIRVHTAMTLEQQDVCCYTAQTLLRVLAHGGYKHILGIEGNTSIVREMSVWNGVCVSPLNPVYEKPTDKKEGDLEEDIDMIENENEDDGSDDGAE from the exons ATGGTTCGCGGAGCTCTTCGAGGGGGACGCCCCATGCGTGGGGGCATCCGGCCACCGTTCAAGAAGACTTTCGTGCCCCGTCATCCGTTCGACTTGACCCTAGCAGAGGTGTTCTTCCCCAAAGTGCCGCAAGCCGGTACTGTTGACGATTCTGCCTTGACAGCG GCTCTTCTGAAGCGCAACCAGGACTTGAGCCCAACTCCCACCGAACAGACAGCTATTGGTAACCTGGTTACCAAGGTCCAGGCGGTGTTGGACAATCTTGTTTTGGCTCCTGGTGATCTCACTACTTGT CAATTGGAGGAGGTTCGCCAGGTGGGCTCATTTAAGAAAGGCACCATTCTTACCGGCAATAATGTGGCCGATATTGTGGTCATTCTCAAAACACTGCCTACCAAGGAGGCCGTTGATGCCTTGGCTAAGAAGGTGGAGACCGATTTGAAGGCTAGCATGAAGACTGAAGTGCTGACCAAAGGCGACCAGCACACGATTCAGACACACGAGCGCGGCTTCGATATTGCCAACATGCACGCCAAAGTGCGTATAATGATTGCCACTTTGCCGCAGAACTTGCGCAAGTTGGAGCCGGAGATCCATATGGACCACAAGCTAATGCAGAGCCACCTGGCTGCCATTCGCCACACCCGGTGGTTCGAGGAAAACGCTCACCACTCTTCAATTAAGGTATTAATCCGCATACTTAAAGATCTGACCCGACGCTTTGATGCATTCTCGCCACTCTCCGCCTGGATGCTCGACCTGATCGCCCACTTGGCCATCATGAACAACCCGTCGCGCCAAGCACTGCCAATCAACCTCGCCTTCCGTCGCGTCTTCCAGCTGCTCTCTGCCGGGTTATTCTTGCCAGGTTCTGCTGGTATTACTGACCCAACCGAACCGGGGCACATCAGGGTGCACACAGCCATGACGCTGGAGCAGCAGGATGTGTGCTGCTACACCGCCCAGACGTTGCTGCGTGTTCTGGCCCACGGGGGGTACAAGCACATCCTGGGCATCGAGGGAAACACAAGCATCGTGCGTGAGATGTCCGTCTGGAACGGTGTCTGCGTCTCCCCGCTGAACCCCGTTTACGAAAAACCCACAGACAAAAAAGAAGGCGATCTTGAGGAGGACATTGACatgattgaaaatgaaaacgagGA